A single Chryseobacterium sp. DNA region contains:
- a CDS encoding alpha-amylase family glycosyl hydrolase encodes MKKLILLALIGLGIVSCTTQKKTRKMTELPKEWKQTTNIYEVNIRQYTREGTFKAFAREMPRLKSMGVKTLWFMPVTPIAQQNKKGSLGSPYAAADYTSVNPEFGTLEDFKDMVNEAHRLGFKVIIDWVANHTGWDHVWTKTHPEFYLKDPDGKFHIASGMDDIIELDYKNREMRQAMIDAMKFWVRETGIDGFRCDLASWVEVDFWEQARPEVEKIKPLFWLGEFDELESPEYGKVFDASYSWKWMHKSADYYKKNEPLQELKDLLVQYSNIGDRSMRAWFTANHDENSWNGTEYEKYGVIAKPMAIFSATWNGVPLVYSGQELPNMKRLEFFEKDPIKWTNTYQVADFYKTLLDLKASNPALRGGDSNVTTYLLNTTANDKILAYVRKNGNNEVLVVLNMSKQPVSFTIEDEHLAGNFRNVFDKTKRDFNDGKHFDFKVSDYAVFEK; translated from the coding sequence ATGAAAAAATTAATTTTATTAGCCTTAATTGGTCTGGGAATTGTTTCCTGTACCACTCAAAAAAAGACCCGAAAAATGACAGAGCTGCCAAAAGAATGGAAACAAACCACTAATATCTATGAAGTAAACATCAGACAATATACCCGGGAAGGAACTTTCAAAGCATTTGCCAGGGAAATGCCCCGCCTGAAATCAATGGGAGTGAAAACCCTTTGGTTTATGCCTGTTACCCCCATTGCCCAGCAAAATAAAAAGGGAAGCTTGGGAAGTCCCTATGCCGCAGCAGACTACACCTCTGTTAATCCGGAATTCGGGACACTTGAAGATTTTAAGGATATGGTGAATGAAGCCCATAGACTGGGATTTAAAGTGATCATAGATTGGGTAGCCAATCATACGGGCTGGGATCATGTATGGACGAAAACACATCCCGAGTTTTATTTAAAAGATCCTGACGGAAAGTTTCACATCGCTTCCGGAATGGATGATATCATTGAACTGGACTACAAAAACAGGGAAATGCGCCAGGCGATGATCGATGCGATGAAGTTTTGGGTGAGAGAAACCGGTATTGACGGTTTCAGATGTGACCTTGCTTCATGGGTAGAAGTCGATTTCTGGGAACAGGCACGCCCCGAAGTGGAAAAAATAAAACCTCTTTTCTGGCTTGGAGAATTTGACGAATTGGAAAGCCCGGAATATGGAAAGGTTTTTGACGCCAGCTATTCCTGGAAATGGATGCATAAATCAGCTGATTATTATAAAAAAAATGAACCTCTTCAGGAATTAAAAGATCTGCTGGTTCAATATTCCAATATAGGGGATCGCTCAATGAGGGCATGGTTTACAGCTAACCACGATGAAAACTCATGGAATGGGACAGAATATGAAAAATATGGAGTTATTGCAAAACCTATGGCCATATTTTCTGCAACATGGAATGGTGTTCCGTTAGTATACTCAGGCCAGGAGCTTCCGAATATGAAACGGCTGGAATTTTTTGAGAAAGATCCTATTAAATGGACCAATACTTACCAGGTAGCAGACTTTTACAAAACATTACTGGATTTAAAAGCCTCCAATCCTGCGTTAAGAGGCGGAGATTCAAATGTTACCACCTATCTTTTGAATACAACCGCTAATGACAAGATCCTGGCGTATGTAAGAAAAAATGGAAATAACGAAGTGCTGGTCGTTTTGAATATGTCTAAACAGCCGGTCAGCTTTACGATTGAAGATGAGCATTTGGCTGGTAATTTCAGAAATGTCTTTGATAAGACCAAAAGAGATTTTAATGACGGAAAACATTTCGATTTCAAAGTTTCAGACTATGCTGTTTTTGAAAAATGA